Below is a genomic region from Paludicola sp. MB14-C6.
TTATGCAAATAGAAAAACTACTTTCATTTATGTAAGTTCTTGAAAAAATGAAATGTAATACGCGTCATTCATGGACATCCAATAATCGCCATGAGAGTGTTGCCGAACATAGCTGGCGGTTGGCGGTGTTTGCTTATTGTATGAAAGATGAATTTTCTGATATAAACATGGATAAAGTAATGCTTATGTGCTTAACTCATGACATTGGTGAAGCAGTAACAGGCGATATACCATCATTTCTAAAAACAGATACACACGAGGAAAAAGAAGAATTTGCAATTTATGAATTGCTTGATACATTAGATAGTCCGCAAAAAGAAGAACTGAAAGCGCTGTTTCAAGAAATGTTAGCTTTAGAGACGAATGAGGCAAAGCTATATAAAGCATTAGATAAACTTGAAGCGGTTATGCAGCATAATCAAGCAGATTTATCTACATGGATACCGATTGAATATGAACTCAATCAGACTTACGCAAACGAAGAAGTAGAAGCGTTTCCATATCTAAAAGAGCTGCGAGAGATTCTTTGCAAAGAAACGCAAACAAAAATTGCTTTTCAAAATAGAGTGAAATAAAAATCCTCCTAAAAAGGAGGATTTCTTTTTTATACTGATTTCGTTCAAAATTAACATATGTGATTTTAAAGAAATCAGTATTACTTCAAAAGTTCAAGCAACGTAGCTGTAACATAGTCAATTTCGTCATCCGTTAATTTTGTATGCAACGGTAGGGTAATTTCATTTTGATACAACTCAAATGCATTCGGATAATTTTGAATATCGAATCCTATATTTTTATAAGCAGAAAGCAAAGGAAGAGGTTTATAATGGACATTTGCTGAAATGCCACGTTTCGCTAATTCTATTATGATATTGTTGCGAAATGAAATATCTTTTCCCATTAACCGAGTGACATATAAATGACCAGAGGATGCATTGTTTTCGTCATAGTGTGTAAGCGGCTTGACAATGGTTCCTTCAAACGCTTTATTATAGCGTGTAATCATTTCTTTTCTACGAGCCAACATTCCGTCATAACGTTGTAGTTGTCCTAAACCGAGTGATGCCATAATATCGGTCATATTACATTTGTAAGCAGGCGAAACAATATCATATTCCCATGCACCTAACTGAGTTTTTGCAAGTGCATCTTTGGATTGACCATGAAGAGATAATAACATATATTGCTTGTATATATCATCTACATTTTTACTGTCTGTATTAGAGAAAACAGCAGCACCACCCTCAGCAGTAGTAAGATTTTTTACAGCGTGGAATGAGAAACAAGTAAAATCAGCGATTGATCCTGCATGTTTGCCGTTTTGTGAAGCACCAAAAGAATGTGCTGCATCCGCAATAACTGCAATACGTGCAATTTGCTTGGCAGTATCGCTATTACCTGTAAACAAGTCTGCTTTTTCTTTTACAATAGAAAAAATAGTATCGTAATCACAAACCACACCTGCAATATCAACAGGGATAATTGCTTTTGTTTTCGGTGTAATAGCTTCTTTTAGTTTTGTATAATCCATTTGGAAGCTGTCTTTTGCAACATCGACTAAAACCGGAGTAGCTCCAACGTGACAAATGACACTTGCAGATGCCGTATAGGTATATGCAGAAGTAATAACTTCGTCGCCTTCACCAATTCCGAGTATATGCAAAGTAAGTTCAAGTGCCGCAGTAGCTGAGTTTAGGCAAGCAGCTTTTGTTGCACCGCAATAGTCAGCTATTTTTTGCTCAAACAATTTTGTTTTTGGGCCTGTTGTAATCCAACCGGATTTTAAAGTATCGATAACCTCGTTAATTTCAATATCTGTAATATCGGGTGGAGAGAATGGAATTTGATAGTTTGACATTTCAATCATTCCTTTCGAAGATGTTTTATTATTGACATAATATATTGTTAAGTTCATTCATATCTTTGGCGATGGCAATTGCGCCATGTTTGATAAGCTCTTGCTCAGAGCCGAATCCGTATAATACACCTATGCAGTCAATATTGACTTTCTTTGCACCAATGACATCATATTTTGTGTCGCCTATCATGACAACCTCATTATATTCATTTGTTTTGAGTAAGTCTGCGGCAGTTTGAATAATATGAGCTTTTGAGTTGTCAGCTTCGTTTAAGTCACTTCCACAAATTGCGTCCATGTATTTGGCTAATCCTAGATGCTCCATAACGGTAATGGCAAACGGCTCAGGCTTTTTTGTCGCAATTGCTATACGTTTATTTACTTGCTTTAAGTGTAAGAACAGTTCTTCAATACCTTCGTAAGGCTCACATTCATAAATGCCTTTGGATTGATAGTATTCCCGATAAATTGAAACCGCATGGATTGCTTCTTCGTTGGTCATTTGGTATAAGTTTTGAAAAGAGGAACCTATGGAAGGACCGATAAATTGTTGGAGCTTATGCTCGTCCTGTTCTATCATGCCTAGCTTATCAAATGTATAGTATAAGGAATTAAAAATTCCCTCTTTTGAGTTAATTACAGTTCCGTCTAAATCGAATAAAACAACATTCTTTTTGTACAATGTTTTGCTCCTTAGTTTTTATTCTAATCGTCATTATATCACAATCTTAAAAAAATTGCTAATATAATATCGTACGAGATTTTTGTTTATTTTTGTGTGATTATGGTAACAATAACATCAAATCTTGTAATGCATATTAGAGTATTACTGTAATTACCATTGGAGGAGGATTGCGATTGGCTAGATCAAAAAAAAGCATTTGGGTGTTTTTTGTTTCGGCAGGAATAAGCTTTATTGTCTTTGGAACAGTATTTGTAATATTCTTTTATATAACCGATGCCACTAAGATTGATAAAAATCAGGAGGGTATTCCGTATATTAGTCAATATGTCCCTTCGCCGAAGGAAAGTATAAATGTCCTTGTGGTTGGATGTGAGCAAGAGAATTATCCCCCTTCTTTTGAAATGCTTTTTTGCTATGATGCACCCAATGGAATCATATATGTAAGTTCCTTTCCAATACAATCGATATCTACAGTGGGAATTCGTGAAGATACATTAGAAGGTCATTATGATTATCAGGGATTGCAAGGTAGTGTAATTGCGACAGAAAACTTACTATCGATTCCAATTGATCGCTATGTGCGCTTGAATAAAGAAGGTGTATCTAATCTTGTCGATTTCTTCGGTGGAATTGATTATGAGCTTACCGAAGATTTGGCAGTAGGAGAAGAAACCTTTGTAAAAGGAAAACAACTGCTGGATGGTAGACGAGTCAGTACGTTGTTGTTTCAAAAAAAAGAGAAGGATGTATATCATACATCATTACAAGAGGAATTGATAACAAAGTTAATTCAACAACGATTTAATCAGTCATTAGCTGATAAATATGCAAAGTTCAGTTCTGCATTTTTTTATAATACGGAAACAAACTTAAATCAATATGATTTTGCATTACGCCAAAAGGGAATTTGCAGTAAAATGCAGTTGGATAGTGTAGTTGTAAAAAAGCTTCCAATTCGAGGCAACTATACTCAGGAGAAAACAAAGTTTACTCCAACGGAACAAAGCTTAAACGAAGTTAAAACAGTATTACAAGCAATAAAGCGTGAACAGCAGCCGAGTAGTTGATGAAAAAAGTCGATAGGATTTTGTCCTATCGACTTTTTGTCTAATATAAAATTGCTCCGTATTTTTTAGATAACTGTTCTAAATAGGTCATCTCAATTGGTGATTGATTATCAACAATACAGCGACCTTGATATGAAAATAAAGCCGTAACCAATGCTTTTTCATTGGTAGAGTGGAAACATACCGGAAGGTTTGCCAAATGAGAGTTTATAATAAATTGATTTGCATCATCTACAGTATTTAGATGAATCAAAAGTACATCAAAACTATCTTCTTCTGCGGTTAGAAATTGGTCAGCCATATCGTATTCGCAAAAAATAGGTTCTGTAAATTCGATACGTTCATTATCTAAAGCGAAAAGTTGTGTTTCATTGCATAGAATCATATCATTCGGCAGTTCTGGTGGAACAATTTTTTCATGAGGTGGATAAGTATCAAGTAGTTCGCGCATTTCGTGAATATGTTCCGGAGTTGTTCCACAACAACCTCCAATAATACTTGCACCTGCTTCAAGCAGTCTTGCTATATTATTTTTCATCATAACAGGTGAAAGGTCATACACATTTTCAAGCAGTGGATTTGGTTGACCTGCATTCGGCTTTGCAATTAACGGTATCTTAGAAAATTGAGAGAGTTCCTCAATACATTCAACTAAAGATTCCGGTCCACAAGAGCAGTTGATACCAAAAGCGGAAATTCCAAGTTCTTGTAACGTGATGAGACAAGTAAGTGGGGTAGCACCGGATAATAAGCGCCCTTTTTCGTTAATGGTAACCGTCACAAATATTGGCTTGTTAAATTCTCTGCAAGCGATTACTGCTGCCCTAGATTCACTTAATGAAAGCATCGTTTCAATTACAAACAGGTCAACTCCTGCTTCGTTTAAAGCAGAGGCTTGCTCTTTGTAGATATCAACCAATTCAGCAAAAGTCGTATCCCCATATGGCTCGATAAAAAGTCCGGTAGGTGATAAATCGCCTGCAACTTTTTTGCCATTTGCAACTTCTTTTGTTAGTGCAACTAATTTTTTGTTCCATTCAGTAACATGATTTTCAAATCCAAATGTTTGCAGCTTGGCACGGTTTGCAGAAAAGGTAGGCGCATAGATAATATCGCTTCCTGCAGCTACAAATTCCGTTTGCAACTCTTGGATTAGTTCGGGATGATTTAACAGATACTCCTCGATACAAATTCCTTTCGGCATTCCTTTAGCGTAAAGGTTTGTAGCAGTTGCTCCGTCTAAAAGTAAATATCCCGATTGCGGTATGTCCATAAATATAATCCTTTCTTTCATCAATAATATTGTTTTTGAAAGTAAGCTTAAGGCTTACTAATTACATAGATGTTGGTGCGTCAATTTTCAAAAGGGTTAATACATTTTTAATTGTGGTTTTAACTGCCATGCAAAGTGCAAGTCTTGCATACATCAGCTCTTTATCATCAGATTTTACTCTGCAAGCGTTATAAAACTTATGAAATAAAGTAGCAAGGTCAATTGCATAACGAGTAATTCTTGGTGGGTCATATGATTTTGATGCTTCGATTATTTCATTAGGGAAAATAGAAAGATGGCGAATAAGCTCAACTTCTTCTGCAGCATTTAATAAATCAAGGTTACATTCTTTTGCAGCTTTAGGGGTAATTCCTTCTGCTCCTAAATTCAATAATATGCTGCAAATTCTAGCATGTGCATATTGAACGTAGTAAACCGGATTTTGAGAAGATTGTTCTACTGCTAAATCTAAGTCAAAGTCAAAATGAGAATTTGCTTCTCTTAGGTTGAAATGGAATCTTGCAGCATCAATTGGAACTTCATCTAATAAAGTAACCAATGTAATCGCTTTACCGGAACGCTTGCTTGCTTTGATAATTTCGCTTCCACGAACCAAACGAACCATTTGCATTAAAACAACATCCAATCTGGATGGATCAATGTCGAGTGCTTGCAAAGCAGCTTTCAGTCTTGGAACATATCCGTGATGATCTGCGCCTAAAACGTCAATTGCTTTATCAAACCCACGAGTAACCAATTTATTGTAATGATAAGCTATATCTGGTACAACATAAGTTGGAACGCCATTGGAGCGTACCAATACAAAATCTTTATCTGCGCCAAACTCGGTTGCTTTAAACCAAGTTGCACCTTCTGATTCGTATGTGTGACCTTTTTCTTTTAAAAGAGCAACTACTTTGCTTACTTCATCATTTTTATGAAGAGTAGATTCTAAGAACCAATTATCATATTCAATACGATATTTTAATAAATCATCATGTAAGCCTTTGATATTTAAAGGAAGTGCATAAGCAACCAAAGCATCTTTGCGCTCTTCAGATGAAACATCAACGAATTTATCACCATGAATTGCCGCAAATGCTTTAGCATGGTTGATAATATCTTCGCCTTGATATGCATCTTCTGGCATTTCAATATCATTTAGATAAAGCTGTAGATATCTTGTTTCTAAAGAGATAGCAAATTTGTTAATTTGGTTACCCGCATCATTTACATAGAATTCTCTTTTTACATCATAGCCAGCCCAATCTAAAACAGAGGCTAATCCATCACCGATTGCACCACCGCGCGCATTGCCAATGTGCATTGGTCCGGTAGGATTTGCAGAAACAAATTCAACTAATACCTTTTTGTTTTCGCCATAGCTTGTTTTTCCATAATCATCTTTGTTTTCATCAATAGAAGAAACAACGTTGGAAAACCAACTGCGGCTTAAAAATACGTTGATAAATCCTGGACCGGCAACCTCTACTCTTTCGAAGCTGGTTCCTTCTAACACCATTGCGTTCGCAATAATTTCTGCAATTTTTCTTGGTGGTAATTTAAAAGCTCTAGCAGATACCATAGCGACGTTAGTTGCAAAATCGCCATTATTCTTATCAGCAGGAATTTCAATATTAAAAGCTGGAATAGGTTCATTTGAAAGTTCGTTGTTCGCAACAGCTCTTCCAAGAGCGGCTAATATAACCTCACGCAATTCTTTTGTTGCATCAGATACGGGGTTGACAAGTTTCATTCTTTTTTAACTCCTTATTTTTAGTCTATTTTTAATCAGATTTTACATTAATAAATACTTCATTTTCACTTATGAGAGTTGAGTTGATATCAAGGGCATAGCGAAAATAGATATCTCCACCATTTTCGTTGAGATTGGAGTCCATTTGCTTTGTATAAACACCAACCATTAAACTACCTTCATTGGTTCCGTAATGGCCAACATTACGTGTTCCGTTTTCGATTATCAAATGTGATTTTACATTTCCGCTTCGCATCAAAGTAACTTTATCGTTTCCTTCAACTTTCAATGTGGTTGTGCTGCCTTCATATCCCGTTGTTTCGGATTCATCATAAGTAATATAATAATTATTATTTTTTTTATACAATAAACCTTGGGTGAACAATTCCGTTACGTCTTGATCGTCCTCAATTTGCTGTATACCTTTTATTTTTATAAATACGTTTTTTTTCATATATGTGATCATCCTTTTTGCAAAGTGCTTGAATTTGATCAGACTTTGCTTTTACTCATACGAATTAGATTGAAAAACACAGTCATTATTCTAATAAAATTAGCATAAAACAATTGTTAATAGCTTTCAATGTCAATTTTCTCGACATGGCCGACAACAGGCTCTTTTAAAATTGCAGTTGCATTTGTTGCAAAATGTTCAACTGTATCGCTGATATAATATTCACTGGTAGCTATTACTTTAGCATCGTTGAGCATGTTTTGTTTCGCTAAAAATTTAAAAGCATATCGAGCGGCTTCCTGTCCGGAATCAATTAACCGAACATGTTCGCCCATAACAGACTGAATAATATCCTTTATAATTGGATAGTGAGTACATCCTAGAATTAAAGTATCAATATTTGCTTCAATGAGTGGAGCAAGATATTGACGTGCCACTAAAATGGTAACTTCGTTGTCGGGATTGGTAAATCCGCTTTCAACTAAAGGAACAAATAAAGGGCAAGCATTGGCATGAACAGAAAATTGATTGTTAATGTTTCCAAGTGCACGTTCATACGCACCGCTTCGAATGGTAGCAGGAGTACCGATTACACCGATTCTTCCTGATTTTGTTGCTTTTGCAGCAGCTTTTACCGCTGGAATGGGAACGCCTGTATAGGAAACAGGGAGCCCAGCAACAATTTCATCAGAAATGACAGAACTTATTGTTCCACAAGCTACAATTATATATTTCACATCTTTGCTTAATAAAAAGCGAATGTCTTGTTTTGTATATTTTTGAATGGTTTCTTTACTACGAGTACCATATGGTACTCGACCGGTATCACCAAAATAAATGATGTTTTCATTTGGCATAATCTTTTTTAATTCCGAAACAGCAGTTAATCCGCCGAGTCCGGAATCGAATATACCAATGGGACGGTTATCCATATGAGGTTATTTCCTTTCTAGAGCAAGTTCAATTAAACGGTCAATCAGTTTTGTATAAGGAATTCCGCTTGCAGCAAATAGCTGAGGATACATACTGATTGAAGTGAATCCCGGAATTGTATTGATTTCATTTAGAATAATTTCGTTGTTTTCAGTTAAAAAGAAATCTACTCGAGAGAACCCTTCGCAGCCCAATGCTAAATAAGCTTGAATTGCAATGCTTTTGATTGTTTCTGCAACGGATGCGTCAATACGAGCAGGAATATGTGTAACAGTTTTATTTGCAAGATATTTTGCATCATAATCATAAAAATCGTTACAAGGAACAATCTCCCCCAATACAGATGCGATTGGGGCTTCATTGCCTAAAACGGCACATTCGATTTCTTTTCCTTTAATATTTTGTTCAATTACCACTTTTTTATCGTGAATAAAGGCAAGTTCAAAAGCTTTGATCAAAGAAGAACGGTCAGTAGCTTTGGTAATACCAACAGATGAACCAGCATTAGCAGGTTTCACAAAGCAAGGATAACCTAAATTTTCTTCAATACGTCGGAAACAAGCTTCTTGGTCTTTATTATATTGATATTGTAAAACACATTCCCATTTTGCATTATTGATTTTTGCATTGTCAAAAATAGTTTTGGTAACAGCTTTATCCATACAGCAAGCAGAAGAAAGTGTATCGCAACCAACGTAAGGAATGTTAGCAAGAGCCATTAAGCCTTGAAAGGTTCCGTCTTCACCATTTTTACCATGTAATACAGGGAATATAACATCTAAGCGAATGATTTTAGTTGAATCGCCTAACACAATAATACCATGATGAGAGCGATCAGGACTGATTACACAAGGCACACAATGAGCGCCTTGCCAGTTGTTTTTTTGAATTTCTTCAATCTCTCCATTATAAAGGAAAGAAACACCCTCTTTGGTAATTCCAATTTTATATATATTATACTTTTCAGAATCTATATTTTTTAAAACGGAAGTCGCAGACATCAGGGAAACATCGTATTCACTTGATGCGCCACCAAAAATGATACCCAGGTTTAATTTGTTTGAGGAATGGCTGTTATTATCGGACATATGCGTACTACTCCTATCATAATGTAATTATTATTACTATACCACGTTTTTTTTCGATTCGCAATGAAAATACGCATTGAAATATGAATTTGGGAAAAATTATTTGTTAAAAAAACCAAACCAAATTAAATCCCAATCCTATACATATATATTATGAGAACAGTTAAAATATAATTGACAACCCTGTTTCGAAAATGTTACTATTTACCTATACTATATTAGGGGTAAATGGGGAGTATCGTCCTATTTACCCCCAATACCACATACAGAAATAACATATTGATAAAAAAGTTATTGTGAAAGGACAAATAAAATGCTTTTTAATAAGGATAAATCATCTTCCATAGAATATTTGATCGTTGGATTAGGGAATCCCGATAAAAAATATGAAAACACTCGCCATAATGCAGGTTTTCATGCAGTAGATAAAATTGGTGAAGAATACAATGCACCATTAATTAAATTGAAATTCAAATCTATGATTGCGCAAGCTACTATTTCGGGGCATAAATGTTTGCTGATGAAACCAACCACATATATGAACAATAGCGGGCAAGCAGTAGTAGAGGCAATGAATTTTTATAAAGTACCAATTGAGAATGTAATTGTTATATATGATGATATTTCATTAGAACCATCCAAAATTCGAATCCGTCGGAAAGGCAGCGATGGAGGTCATAACGGAATAAAGAGTATCATATATTTAACAGGAGGGGACAACTTTCCACGCATTAAGCTAGGCGTTGGGAAAAAACCGCATCCGGATTATGATTTAGCTGATTGGGTGTTATCAAATTTCACAAAAGAAGAGCAAAGCCAAATGCAAGCGGCATACAATAGTGTACCTGAAATAGCATCTTATATTATTGAAGATAAAATAGATGTTGCAATGAATCAATATAACGCATAATAGAAAAGACATAAAACCGTAACAGGAGATAACATAATGAAGCTTTACCGCCATATTGCAAGTGAACTTGAGCAGTTTAAGTCGCTTGTCAGTAACTTAGAGTCGGGTAAAAATCCTACATTAGTTGTAGGGCTAAGCCAAATTCACAAAGCACATTTTATTTATTCCACACAAGACACATTAAAAAAACAAACGCTCATCATAACGCATGATGAGCTTTCTGCACGTGTACTTGTAGAAGACATTAACGCAATGCAAGGGGATACGATTGCATATCTATATCCCACTCGTGATTTCGCATTACGTCAAGTTGAAACTGCATCAAGAGAATACGAGCAAATTCGTTTGGGCGTTTTATCCAGATTGCTGTCAGGGGAATGCAGGGTAGCCGTTGCATCAATTGAAGCGGTTTTACAGCATACCATTCCGCCAAGTTATTTAAAAGAACGCAGCTTTCAAATTCGACTAGAGGGAAACTATGTATTAGATGAGCTAGTACAAAAGCTGGTTCGTTCGGGATATGAAAACAAACCGCAAGTAGAAGGCGTATGTCAGTTTTGCGTAAGAGGCGGCATATTAGATGTATTTCCACCGAATTATGCATTCCCTGTTCGTATTGAATTTTGGGGCGACCAAGTAGATACTATGGCATTTTTCGATATTGAAACGCAGCGCCGTACCGAGCGGGTAGATATCGTTTCGATTACCCCTGCCAATGAAGTATTATTTGATAGTATGGACGACCTTGCCAATAAAATCGAAGCCTTGATTGCAAAAACAAAACTGCAAAAGGCAAAAGAGGTATTTGGCAAAGACTTAGATCACCTTCGTTCTAGAATACTACTCAATTCCTATGATAAATATTTGTGTTTGGCATATGATACGCCAGCCACTATTTTTGATTACTTACAAGATCCCATTTGTTTTGTAAGTGAATATTCTTCAATGAAAGAGCGATGCAAAACATATTTATGGCAATATCAAGAGGATATTAAGCTATTATTAGAAGAAGGCGAGATGTCTAAGCCGCTTTGCAACTTAAATCAAACATTGCCTTATGTCATGAATCGACTAGATAAAATTCCTACCGCATATCTTGATACATTCGCACATACCAACAATGATGTAAAGTTTGCAAGCCTATTATCTATTAATCCAATTCAAACCAGTAGCTTTGGTGGTGAACTGAAGTTATTATGTGAAGATACCGCACCATTACTTGAGCAAGGGTATGCCGTAGTTGTATTAGCTGGAACGAGCAAAGCTGCAATGGCATTAGCACAAGATTTGCAACAGCTTGATATGCCTGCTCAATATGTAACTGATAGCGATCAAATTGCCTATAACAAAATAACAGTAGTTGCAAATACTTTGTCTTCCGGTATGGAATATCCTGATATTAAGGTAAATATCATCACCACAGGAAGACAAGCTGATTCCAAGAAACGAAGTGAACGCTTTAAAAAAGGAAAGCAAATTCGCAGCTTAACCGATTTGGAAAAAGGCGATTTAGTTGTTCATGTTTCTCATGGTATTGGTGTGTTTGAGGGTATTCACAAGCTGGAAATGCAAGGCATTGTAAAAGACTATATTAAAATCAGCTATGCGGGTGCAGATACGCTATATGTTCCGGTAACGCAATTAGATTTAGTATCGAAATATATCGGGCCAAAAGATGATGGCAAGGTAAAGCTGAATAAGCTACATTCTACCGAGTGGCAAAAAACACGTTCTCGTGTAAAAAAAGCTGTAGAGGATATGGCGGATGAGCTGATTCTTTTATACGCACGTCGGATGCAGGCAAAAGGATATGCTTTTAGCGAAGATACCGAATGGCAAAAGGATTTTGAGCAGCATTTCCCTTATACAGAAACAGACGATCAGCTCCGTTGCATTGAAGAAATCAAAGCAGATATGGAACGCCCCGTTCCAATGGATCGTGTATTATGCGGTGATGTTGGATTTGGTAAAACAGAAGTAGCAATGAGAGCTTGCTTTAAATGTGTTATGGATAATAAGCAAGCGGCTATTTTATGCCCTACAACGATTTTAGCATGGCAGCATTATCAATCATTCACAAAACGGTTCGAGAGCTTTCCGATTAATATAGAGGTACTTTCACGTTTTCGTACTCCGAAGCAGCAAAAAGAGATATTGCAAAAGCTGAAAGATGGAAGAATTGATATTATAATCGGAACACATCGTTTGGTGCAAAAGGATATTGAATTTCATGATTTAGGGCTTGCAATTGTCGATGAGGAGCAGCGTTTCGGTGTTCGCCATAAAGAACGATTCAAAGAGATGTTTACGAATGTAGATATGTTGAACCTTTCAGCAACACCAATTCCAAGAACCTTGAATATGGCGATTTCGGGTATTCGTGATATGTCAACAATAGAGCAAGCACCACAAGACCGTCATCCCGTACAATCTTATGTATTGGAGCATGATATGAGTATCTTGGGTGATGCGATTAAAAAGGAACTTCGTCGTGGTGGACAGGTATATTATATTCATAATAAGATAGATTCGATTGAGCTTTGTGCTTCTAAAATACAAGCAGAGGTACCCGAAGCACGAATTGCTGTTGCTCATGGGCGAATGGAAGAGAAAGAAATTACTGAAATTTGGCGTCAGCTTTTAGAGCACGAAATTGATATATTGGTTTGCACAACCATTATTGAAACAGGTGTTGACGTTGCAAACTGTAATACGCTGATTATTGAAAATGCAGATCATATGGGATTATCCCAACTATACCAATTACGTGGTCGAGTAGGTCGATCTAACCGTCGTGCGTTTGCTTATTTTACTTTTACAAGAGGAAAAGTGTTAACCGAAATTGCAAATAAACGATTGAGTGCAATACGGGAATTTACAAAGTTTGGGTCGGGCTTTCGTATTGCTATGCGTGACCTTGAAATTCGAGGAGCGGGTAGTATC
It encodes:
- the mfd gene encoding transcription-repair coupling factor, yielding MKLYRHIASELEQFKSLVSNLESGKNPTLVVGLSQIHKAHFIYSTQDTLKKQTLIITHDELSARVLVEDINAMQGDTIAYLYPTRDFALRQVETASREYEQIRLGVLSRLLSGECRVAVASIEAVLQHTIPPSYLKERSFQIRLEGNYVLDELVQKLVRSGYENKPQVEGVCQFCVRGGILDVFPPNYAFPVRIEFWGDQVDTMAFFDIETQRRTERVDIVSITPANEVLFDSMDDLANKIEALIAKTKLQKAKEVFGKDLDHLRSRILLNSYDKYLCLAYDTPATIFDYLQDPICFVSEYSSMKERCKTYLWQYQEDIKLLLEEGEMSKPLCNLNQTLPYVMNRLDKIPTAYLDTFAHTNNDVKFASLLSINPIQTSSFGGELKLLCEDTAPLLEQGYAVVVLAGTSKAAMALAQDLQQLDMPAQYVTDSDQIAYNKITVVANTLSSGMEYPDIKVNIITTGRQADSKKRSERFKKGKQIRSLTDLEKGDLVVHVSHGIGVFEGIHKLEMQGIVKDYIKISYAGADTLYVPVTQLDLVSKYIGPKDDGKVKLNKLHSTEWQKTRSRVKKAVEDMADELILLYARRMQAKGYAFSEDTEWQKDFEQHFPYTETDDQLRCIEEIKADMERPVPMDRVLCGDVGFGKTEVAMRACFKCVMDNKQAAILCPTTILAWQHYQSFTKRFESFPINIEVLSRFRTPKQQKEILQKLKDGRIDIIIGTHRLVQKDIEFHDLGLAIVDEEQRFGVRHKERFKEMFTNVDMLNLSATPIPRTLNMAISGIRDMSTIEQAPQDRHPVQSYVLEHDMSILGDAIKKELRRGGQVYYIHNKIDSIELCASKIQAEVPEARIAVAHGRMEEKEITEIWRQLLEHEIDILVCTTIIETGVDVANCNTLIIENADHMGLSQLYQLRGRVGRSNRRAFAYFTFTRGKVLTEIANKRLSAIREFTKFGSGFRIAMRDLEIRGAGSILGAKQHGHMEAVGYDMYLRLLSEAIAEKKGEQKQVQTHECLIDLRLDAHIPEEYIDDTSQRIDIYRKIATIKTKEDSLDVIDELIDRFGEPPKAALSLIDVALLRNTLATYGFEEINEKPQGLLLYPNKLDMDIAQKLIEGIKGRVMVNAGNRPYIVVKPIRGQKVDAVAILRECVDALG
- a CDS encoding D-alanine--D-alanine ligase family protein, which produces MSDNNSHSSNKLNLGIIFGGASSEYDVSLMSATSVLKNIDSEKYNIYKIGITKEGVSFLYNGEIEEIQKNNWQGAHCVPCVISPDRSHHGIIVLGDSTKIIRLDVIFPVLHGKNGEDGTFQGLMALANIPYVGCDTLSSACCMDKAVTKTIFDNAKINNAKWECVLQYQYNKDQEACFRRIEENLGYPCFVKPANAGSSVGITKATDRSSLIKAFELAFIHDKKVVIEQNIKGKEIECAVLGNEAPIASVLGEIVPCNDFYDYDAKYLANKTVTHIPARIDASVAETIKSIAIQAYLALGCEGFSRVDFFLTENNEIILNEINTIPGFTSISMYPQLFAASGIPYTKLIDRLIELALERK
- the pth gene encoding aminoacyl-tRNA hydrolase, yielding MLFNKDKSSSIEYLIVGLGNPDKKYENTRHNAGFHAVDKIGEEYNAPLIKLKFKSMIAQATISGHKCLLMKPTTYMNNSGQAVVEAMNFYKVPIENVIVIYDDISLEPSKIRIRRKGSDGGHNGIKSIIYLTGGDNFPRIKLGVGKKPHPDYDLADWVLSNFTKEEQSQMQAAYNSVPEIASYIIEDKIDVAMNQYNA